The Candidatus Sericytochromatia bacterium sequence TCGACCCCGTCTCACCCGGCGCCCCGTGGGGGCGTCGTTGGACCCTGGCTGCCCCAGTCGCTTTCGAGGGGACAGGCCTGCACACGGGGGCCCGTGTGGCCATGCGCATCGAACCCGCGCAGGTGGCCTGCGGAATCCACTTCAGTCGGGTAGATTTGCCCGGAGAACCAACCGTCCCGGCCCTGACGGCCCGGGTGGCCACCACCAGGCTCGCCACCACCCTGGTCGCCGGCCAGGCGGCCGTGGCAACCACGGAGCACCTGATGGCCGCCTTGTGGGGTCTGGGCATCAGCGACGCCTTCATTCGTCTGGAGGGGCCGGAAGTGCCGATGCTGGACGGCAGCGCCTTGCCCTTTGTCAATGCCATCCGAGAAGTCGGGGTCATCGCACTGTCAGCCCCGCGCCCCGTGCGAGATTTCACTGCCCAAGGCGTGGGTGAGGGGCAAAGTGCCCTCAGCGTGGTGCCACACCCTGAGACGGTCCTGACCGTCGCGATCGACTACGGTCGCCCGCCCCTGCGCCCCACCCTGTTTCATTTCGTCTTTTCTCCGGCTTTGTTTGCCTCTCAGCTGGCGCCGGCGCGGACATTCGCCCTGGAGGAGGACCTACCGTTCCTGCGCGAGGCGGGCCTGATTCGGGGCGCCTCCCTGGACGGGGGCATCCTGGTGGGGCGAGATGGATTCAGTAGCCCTTTGCGATTTCCTGATGAAATGGCCCGACACAAGGCGCTTGACCTGCTGGGAGACCTGGCACTGCTGGGTGTCTGGTGGCGGGGACACGTGGTCGCCGTCAAAGCGGGACACACCCTGCATCACCGGCTGGCG is a genomic window containing:
- the lpxC gene encoding UDP-3-O-acyl-N-acetylglucosamine deacetylase, translated to MSPAPFDPVSPGAPWGRRWTLAAPVAFEGTGLHTGARVAMRIEPAQVACGIHFSRVDLPGEPTVPALTARVATTRLATTLVAGQAAVATTEHLMAALWGLGISDAFIRLEGPEVPMLDGSALPFVNAIREVGVIALSAPRPVRDFTAQGVGEGQSALSVVPHPETVLTVAIDYGRPPLRPTLFHFVFSPALFASQLAPARTFALEEDLPFLREAGLIRGASLDGGILVGRDGFSSPLRFPDEMARHKALDLLGDLALLGVWWRGHVVAVKAGHTLHHRLASLLDSPPTAREDAT